In Paraburkholderia terrae, the DNA window GAATAGTCGACGTCCGAAAAACCGATCCGATCATGTTCCGTGTCCGCGATCTGCACCATCGAGTAGCGGATAGCGCCCGATGCCGAGATGCTGTGCAACGCGGAGAACACGGCGCCCTTGTGCCGTGACCACACAACGTTATGAAAGATCGTGACTGACGCACTCATTTCTTACTGTCCTTATTCGATCGAAACTGTTGTTTCTCCCAGCAAAAAAAGAACGGACGTCGCCCTTATCCCGGTCCCGGGCAACGTCCGTCACCAGGAGCGGCTCATCAGGCACGCGCGGCCATCGCGAACGAAGGCGCAGCGTATTTTTCCCCATGCTTGTCTACAAACTTGTCTCCGTGCTTGTCTCCCTGCTTGTCTCCGAACTTCTCTTCATACTTCGCGGCGAATTCGCGATACGTATTCGCGATCCCGTCCGCGAGGCCGATGCTCGCACGCCAGCCCATCTGCGCCAGCTGCGACACGTCGAGCAACTTGCGTGGCGTGCCGTCCGGCTTGCTCGCGTCGAACTGCAGCTGGCCTTCGAAACCCACCACGTCGCAGACCGTCTGTGCGAGTTCGCGAATGCTCAGGTCCTCGCCGACGCCGACGTTGAACACGCCTGCGTTCACATCATGTTCGAGCACGAAGAGCGTCGCGGCGGCCAGATCGTCGACATGCAGGAACTCGCGGCGCGGCGTGCCGCTGCCCCACACAGTCAGCGATTCGTCGCCGTGCAGGCGCGCCTCATGCGCCTTGCGGATCAGCGCGGGCAGCACGTGGCTGTTGGTCAGGTCGTAGTTGTCGTTCGGACCATAGAGGTTGGTCGGCATCAGCGCGACATAATGCGTGCCGTACTCGCGGTTGTACGCGTCGCACAGCTTGAGGCCCGCGATCTTCGCGATCGCGTATGCGTCGTTGGTCGGCTCCAGTTCCGAGGTCAGCAGATACGATTCGCGGATCGGCTGCGGGCACAGCTTCGGATAGATACACGACGAGCCGAAAAACACCAACCGGTCAACCTTCGCTCGATACGCCGCGTGAATCACGTTGGTTTCGATCACGAGGTTCTCGTAGAGAAATTCGCCGGGCTGCGTCGAGTTCGCCAGAATGCCGCCGACGCGCGCCGCCGCGAGTAGCACGACGCCGATCTGCTCGATCTCAAAGAAGCGGTTCACGGCCGCCTGGTCGGTCAGATCGAGTTCGGCATGCGTGCGCGTGACGAGGTTGCGATAGCCGCTCGCCTCGAGCTTGCGCACAAGCGCCGAGCCGACCATGCCGCGATGCCCTGCAACGAAGATGCGTGCGTTTTTGTCCATGTCTGTCACTCGTGATGTTCCAGTGCCTTGAAGCCAGCGAGCGTCACCAGTGCATCGCGACGCGCAATTTGATAGTCCGAACGAACCATTTCCTTGACCAGCGAATCGAACGAAGTCGTGGGCTGCCAGCCAAGCTTTGCGTATGCCTTGGATGGATCGCCGAGTAGCGTCTGCACTTCGGTCGGGCGGAAGTAGCGCGGATCGACCCGCACGATCACATCGCCCTTCTGCACGCGCACTTCGCTATGCGACTCGACATGCTCGACCACGCCGACTTCTTCCTCGTCGTTGCCATGAAAAGCGACCGTGATGCCCAACTCGGCGGCCGCGCGCTGCACGAAATCGCGCACGCTGTATTGCACGCCGGACGCGATGACGAAATCTTCGGGCTGATCCTGTTGCAGCATCAGCCATTGCATTTCCACGTAGTCTCGCGCATGGCCCCAGTCGCGGAGTGCGGACATGTTCCCGAGATAAAGCGTCTTTTGCAGGCCAACGGCGATACGCGCAATCGCTCGCGTGATCTTGCGGGTCACGAACGTCTCCCCGCGCACTGGCGACTCGTGGTTGAACAGAATCCCGTTGCATGCGTAGATACCGTACGCCTCGCGATAGTTGACCGT includes these proteins:
- a CDS encoding GDP-L-fucose synthase family protein → MDKNARIFVAGHRGMVGSALVRKLEASGYRNLVTRTHAELDLTDQAAVNRFFEIEQIGVVLLAAARVGGILANSTQPGEFLYENLVIETNVIHAAYRAKVDRLVFFGSSCIYPKLCPQPIRESYLLTSELEPTNDAYAIAKIAGLKLCDAYNREYGTHYVALMPTNLYGPNDNYDLTNSHVLPALIRKAHEARLHGDESLTVWGSGTPRREFLHVDDLAAATLFVLEHDVNAGVFNVGVGEDLSIRELAQTVCDVVGFEGQLQFDASKPDGTPRKLLDVSQLAQMGWRASIGLADGIANTYREFAAKYEEKFGDKQGDKHGDKFVDKHGEKYAAPSFAMAARA
- the gmd gene encoding GDP-mannose 4,6-dehydratase; translation: MTKKVALITGITGQDGSYLAELLIDKGYEVHGIMRRTSLFNTDRIDHLYRDVHDPERCLQLHHGDMTDSTSVMRIMQRVEPDEVYNLAAQSHVAVSFDEPEYTANADGLGTLRLLEAIRANGLEKKTRFYQASTSELFGLVQEVPQRETTPFYPRSPYAVAKLFAYWTTVNYREAYGIYACNGILFNHESPVRGETFVTRKITRAIARIAVGLQKTLYLGNMSALRDWGHARDYVEMQWLMLQQDQPEDFVIASGVQYSVRDFVQRAAAELGITVAFHGNDEEEVGVVEHVESHSEVRVQKGDVIVRVDPRYFRPTEVQTLLGDPSKAYAKLGWQPTTSFDSLVKEMVRSDYQIARRDALVTLAGFKALEHHE